A window of Chlorocebus sabaeus isolate Y175 chromosome 14, mChlSab1.0.hap1, whole genome shotgun sequence contains these coding sequences:
- the ATL2 gene encoding atlastin-2 isoform X5, translating to MDTQGAFDSQSTIKDCATVFALSTMTSSVQVYNLSQNIQEDDLQHLQLFTEYGRLAMEEIYQKPFQTLMFLIRDWSYPYEHSYGLEGGKQFLEKRLQVKQNQHEELQNVRKHIHNCFSNLGCFLLPHPGLKVATNPSFDGRLKDIDEDFKRELRNLVPLLLAPENLVEKEISGSKVTCRDLVEYFKAYIKIYQGEELPHPKSMLQATAEANNLAAVAGARDTYCKSMEQVCGGDKPYIAPSDLERKHLDLKEVAIKQFRSVKKMGGDEFCRRYQDQLEAEIEETYANFIKHNDGKNIFYAARTPATLFAVMFAMYIISGLTGFIGLNSIAVLCNLVMGLALTFLCTWAYVKYSGEFREIGTMIDQIAETLWEQVLKPLGDNLMEENIRQSVTNSIKAGLTDQVSHHARLKTD from the exons ATGGATACCCAGGGTGCCTTTGATAGCCAGTCAACTATCAAAGACTGTGCAACGGTGTTTGCTCTGAGCACTATGACTAGCTCTGTCCAG GTATATAATCTGTCTCAGAATATTCAAGAAGATGATCTTCAACATTTGCAA TTATTTACAGAGTATGGAAGACTTGCGATGGAAGAAATCTACCAGAAACCATTTCAg aCATTAATGTTTTTGATTCGAGATTGGAGCTATCCTTATGAACATTCATATGGTTTGGAAGGTggaaagcagtttcttgaaaaGAGATTACAG gtaaaacaaaatcaacatgAAGAGCTTCAGAATGTAAGGAAGCACATACACAATTGTTTCTCAAATCTTGGTTGCTTCCTTTTGCCACATCCTGGTCTTAAAGTTGCAACTAATCCTAGTTTTGATGGGAGATTGAAAG aTATTGATGAAGACTTTAAACGAGAGCTTCGAAATCTGGTTCCATTGCTGCTTGCCCCTGAAAATTTGGTAGAAAAAGAGATAAGTGGATCTAAAGTCACTTGTAGAGATCTTGTAGAATATTTTAAG GCTTACATCAAAATTTATCAAGGAGAGGAACTTCCACATCCAAAGTCCATGCTTCAG gcaaCAGCTGAAGCTAATAATCTTGCTGCAGTAGCAGGAGCAAGAGATACCTATTGTAAAAGTATGGAACAG GTATGTGGAGGGGACAAGCCTTACATTGCACCTTCAGATCTGGAGCGCAAACACTTGGATCTCAAGGAAGTGGCGATAAAACAGTTTCGTTCTGTAAAAAAGATGGGTGGAGATGAGTTCTGCCGTCGTTATCAGGACCAGCTGGAAGCTGAAATTGAAGAAACCTATGCAAATTTTATAAAGCACAATGATGGCAAAAATATCTTCTATGCTGCTCGTACCCCAGCCACACTGTTTGCGGTCATGTTTGCTATGTATATAATCTCAGGACTGACTGGCTTCATTGGCCTAAACTCTATAGCTGTCTTGTGTAACCTTGTCATGGGGTTAGCACTGACATTTCTTTGTACTTGGGCATATGTTAAATACTCTGGGGAGTTCAGAGAAATTGGAACAATGATTGATCAGATTGCTGAAACATTATGGGAACAG GTATTGAAGCCCCTGGGTGATAATTTGATGGAGGAAAACATAAGGCAGTCTGTAACAAACTCTATCAAAGCAGGCCTGACTGACCAGGTGTCTCATCATGCCAGATTAAAGACAGACTGA
- the ATL2 gene encoding atlastin-2 isoform X4: MDTQGAFDSQSTIKDCATVFALSTMTSSVQVYNLSQNIQEDDLQHLQLFTEYGRLAMEEIYQKPFQTLMFLIRDWSYPYEHSYGLEGGKQFLEKRLQVKQNQHEELQNVRKHIHNCFSNLGCFLLPHPGLKVATNPSFDGRLKDIDEDFKRELRNLVPLLLAPENLVEKEISGSKVTCRDLVEYFKAYIKIYQGEELPHPKSMLQATAEANNLAAVAGARDTYCKSMEQVCGGDKPYIAPSDLERKHLDLKEVAIKQFRSVKKMGGDEFCRRYQDQLEAEIEETYANFIKHNDGKNIFYAARTPATLFAVMFAMYIISGLTGFIGLNSIAVLCNLVMGLALTFLCTWAYVKYSGEFREIGTMIDQIAETLWEQRSPRKVFSKLFEVTRRRMVHRALSSAQRQRLSSNNNKKKN; encoded by the exons ATGGATACCCAGGGTGCCTTTGATAGCCAGTCAACTATCAAAGACTGTGCAACGGTGTTTGCTCTGAGCACTATGACTAGCTCTGTCCAG GTATATAATCTGTCTCAGAATATTCAAGAAGATGATCTTCAACATTTGCAA TTATTTACAGAGTATGGAAGACTTGCGATGGAAGAAATCTACCAGAAACCATTTCAg aCATTAATGTTTTTGATTCGAGATTGGAGCTATCCTTATGAACATTCATATGGTTTGGAAGGTggaaagcagtttcttgaaaaGAGATTACAG gtaaaacaaaatcaacatgAAGAGCTTCAGAATGTAAGGAAGCACATACACAATTGTTTCTCAAATCTTGGTTGCTTCCTTTTGCCACATCCTGGTCTTAAAGTTGCAACTAATCCTAGTTTTGATGGGAGATTGAAAG aTATTGATGAAGACTTTAAACGAGAGCTTCGAAATCTGGTTCCATTGCTGCTTGCCCCTGAAAATTTGGTAGAAAAAGAGATAAGTGGATCTAAAGTCACTTGTAGAGATCTTGTAGAATATTTTAAG GCTTACATCAAAATTTATCAAGGAGAGGAACTTCCACATCCAAAGTCCATGCTTCAG gcaaCAGCTGAAGCTAATAATCTTGCTGCAGTAGCAGGAGCAAGAGATACCTATTGTAAAAGTATGGAACAG GTATGTGGAGGGGACAAGCCTTACATTGCACCTTCAGATCTGGAGCGCAAACACTTGGATCTCAAGGAAGTGGCGATAAAACAGTTTCGTTCTGTAAAAAAGATGGGTGGAGATGAGTTCTGCCGTCGTTATCAGGACCAGCTGGAAGCTGAAATTGAAGAAACCTATGCAAATTTTATAAAGCACAATGATGGCAAAAATATCTTCTATGCTGCTCGTACCCCAGCCACACTGTTTGCGGTCATGTTTGCTATGTATATAATCTCAGGACTGACTGGCTTCATTGGCCTAAACTCTATAGCTGTCTTGTGTAACCTTGTCATGGGGTTAGCACTGACATTTCTTTGTACTTGGGCATATGTTAAATACTCTGGGGAGTTCAGAGAAATTGGAACAATGATTGATCAGATTGCTGAAACATTATGGGAACAG aGGAGTCCCAGGAAG GTGTTTTCCAAACTCTTTGAAGTTACTAGACGTCGAATGGTTCATCGTGCTCTTTCATCAGCACAGCGACAGAGACTGTCATCCAAcaataacaagaagaaaaattag